One genomic region from Syngnathus typhle isolate RoL2023-S1 ecotype Sweden linkage group LG17, RoL_Styp_1.0, whole genome shotgun sequence encodes:
- the ccdc43 gene encoding coiled-coil domain-containing protein 43, with protein sequence MAAPVADAGDFEKWLNERLDALEVDREVYGAYILGVLQEEESDEEKRDAIQGILSAFLDEEDTLEDVCQQIIKHWTDYCSRSANKQDAGDVEVQAIASMIEKQAQIVVKHKEVSEESKKRKEALLAQYANITDEEDEGEEEESPNESFMPGQDKSMFKNTNVEEVMNRQKQKRDQAREDAQKKKEMDKMQREKDKLAKQDRKEKEKKRTQKGERKR encoded by the exons ATGGCCGCGCCCGTGGCAGACGCCGGCGATTTTGAAAAGTGGTTGAATGAGCGTCTCGACGCGTTAGAGGTGGACCGCGAAGTGTACGGCGCCTATATTTTGGGCGTACTACAAGAAGAGGAGAGCGACGAGGAAAAGCGAGACGCGATTCAAGGAATTTTATCGGCGTTTTTG GATGAAGAGGACACCCTGGAAGATGTCTGCCAACAGATCATCAAGCATTGGACGGATTACTGCAGCCGCTCTGCAAACAAGCAGGATGCTGGAGATG TTGAGGTCCAGGCCATCGCAAGTATGATCGAGAAGCAGGCTCAAATTGTAGTGAAGCACAAAGAAGTATCGGAGGAGTCCAAGAAACGCAAAGAGGCCCTCCTGGCGCAGTACGCCAACATTACAGACGAAGAGGA TGAAGGTGAAGAGGAAGAGTCGccaaatgaaagcttcatgCCCGGACAGGACAAGT CCATGTTCAAGAACACCAACGTGGAGGAGGTCATGAacagacaaaagcaaaagcgGGACCAGGCCCGTGAAGATGCCcagaaaaagaaggaaatggACAAGATGCAGCGGGAGAAGGACAAACTTGCCAAACAAGACaggaaggagaaggagaagaagcgaaCACAGAAGGGGGAACGCAAAAGATAA
- the moto gene encoding uncharacterized protein moto isoform X1, which yields MADYLCKEHKESSGKGDQSFKMASDELLFSSFIGQARVNGNDGSTSVSSLGFSPQEEEVAEFKLWSPSGHSDTNELSNCAWLSNWSRNDTEKNEIDEVALQCLVANILDEGDNIQSECNNSRKPSNANGLGSPETWREDFLQYCQPADTLPNYVPSELFIESQSVSKNEMFLQNLSGISANPDWFGHVNGDGESYDRHPIKSPPIFPISKTPSDFLPLTLESNYDLSSDYHPANHQLVNDFPQIGDDLPLQCKRSGLFFDHYESTTRAEPVCDNERYVPEHMNQLVSGLRVLMADEFNSGRCFPNLEQNTDYPEDSIFAQWKFPSQAMPMSQEKQPEGEFWGQNVKTEFKGPGFHEMSGSANANCFHSPSFNPPNQCQNIQRRNQCSNPRSKQTQHKMKSRKEKKPLGCFEESPQSASIHHRPHVDHLRGTGRFNGETPAHVNSNLGRFTRLSVKSEKDTTPHKSASTDMTTVSEAFLGHLKDAELHNGGKDKDTAVLQKNPEGLVIQFYLHLDECSEQLGYLEAERKEIEVILAKKFPVEWTPLLSPPPTYPPGLPLNFSRLDSLIVKQKKELTSVEWLLYKMEATCNTPLHASIHSALSNHRQALSEVQARRGEELANVSKRQRLEDNVDVIIALKALVVTTRKLRSVLWCAFQMTAPPPTRREEDHANANRTLCATLWHSLLMAASASGRKPDDHADTNGEETHPQRKPEVEVRNSLTQARFGELRTQECLLPQAHFFNPTK from the exons ATGGCTGACTACCTGTGCAAG GAACACAAAGAGTCAAGTGGAAAGGGCGATCAGAGTTTCAAAATGGCATCTGACGAGCTTTTATTTAGCTCGTTTATCGGTCAG GCTCGTGTCAACGGCAATGATGGAAGCACCTCCGTTTCCAGCCTGGGTTTTAGTCCTCAGGAAGAGGAAGTGGCGGAGTTCAAACTCTGGTCTCCCAGTGGTCACAGCGACACCAATGAACTTAGTAATTGTGCATGGCTCAGCAATTGGAGCAG GAATGACACAGAAAAGAATGAAATTGATGAGGTGGCGCTGCAGTGTTTAGTGGCCAACATTTTAGATGAAGGTGATAATATCCAGAGCGAATGCAACAATAGTAG GAAGCCATCTAATGCCAACGGTCTTGGGTCTCCTGAGACTTGGAGAGAAGACTTTTTACAATATTGTCAACCAGCGGATACACTTCCAAACTACGTTCCGAGTGAGCTTTTCATTGAGTCTCAATCGGTGTCCAAAAACGAGATGTTCCTTCAGAATCTCAGTGGCATTTCTGCTAATCCGGACTGGTTTGGTCATGTTAACGGAGACGGCGAAAGCTATGACAGACACCCAATAAAATCGCCTCCAATTTTTCCCATCTCCAAAACGCCGAGCGATTTTCTACCACTGACACTGGAGAGCAACTATGACCTGTCATCTGATTATCACCCGGCAAACCATCAGCTCGTTAACGACTTCCCTCAAATCGGTGACGACTTGCCGCTCCAATGCAAGAGGAGCGGGCTATTTTTTGATCATTATGAGAGCACGACGAGGGCGGAGCCTGTTTGTGATAATGAGCGATACGTGCCGGAACACATGAACCAACTGGTTAGTGGTTTGCGCGTTCTCATGGCTGATGAGTTTAATTCAGGACGGtgctttccaaatttagaacaaaATACAGACTACCCTGAAGACAGCATATTTGCGCAATGGAAATTCCCCAGCCAGGCCATGCCAATGTCTCAGGAAAAACAGCCAGAGGGAGAATTTTGGggccaaaatgtcaaaacagAATTTAAGGGTCCGGGCTTTCACGAAATGTCAGGATCGGCAAATGCGAATTGTTTTCATTCCCCGTCTTTCAATCCCCCGAACCAATGTCAGAATATCCAAAGAAGGAACCAGTGCTCCAATCCCCGCTCCAAGCAAACTCAGCACAAGATGAAATCACGGAAGGAAAAGAAGCCGCTTGGTTGCTTTGAAGAAAGTCCGCAAAGCGCGTCGATCCACCACAGACCCCACGTCGACCACCTGCGAGGCACGGGAAGATTTAATGGAGAAACTCCCGCTCACGTCAACTCCAACCTCGGAAGGTTCACCCGGCTGTCTGTCAAGTCTGAGAAAGACACGACGCCTCATAAGAGCGCTTCTACCGACATGACGACTGTCAGCGAGGCGTTCTTGGGTCATCTGAAGGACGCAGAGTTGCACAATGGAGGGAAGGACAAGGACACAGCTGTGCTGCAGAAGAATCCAGAGGGACTTGTGATCCAGTTTTACCTCCACCTGGATGAATGTTCTGAACAGTTAGGCTACCTGGAAGCGGAAAGGAAGGAG ATCGAGGTCATCCTCGCCAAAAAATTTCCAGTTGAATGGACACCGCTACTGTCTCCGCCTCCAACATACCCGCCCGGACTTCCACTCAACTTCAGCAGACTGGACTCTCTCATCGTTAAGCAGAAGAAGGAGCTGACCAGC GTGGAATGGCTTTTGTACAAAATGGAGGCCACGTGCAACACACCTCTTCACGCCTCCATTCACTCAGCGCTGAGCAATCATCGCCAGGCTTTATCCGAAGTACAGGCGAGACGCGGGGAAGAACTTGCCAACGTTTCCAAGCGTCAGCGCTTAGAGGACAATG TTGACGTGATCATCGCTCTGAAGGCGCTCGTCGTGACCACCAGGAAGCTTCGTTCCGTGCTTTGGTGTGCCTTCCAGATGACCGCGCCTCCTCCCACCAGGAGGGAGGAAGACCATGCCAACGCCAACAGGACGCTCTGTGCGACCCTGTGGCACTCTCTCCTGATGGCTGCCTCCGCTTCAGGCAGGAAGCCTGATGACCACGCCGACACAAACGGGGAGGAAACACACCCACAGAG GAAACCTGAAGTGGAAGTCAGAAACAGCTTGACGCAAGCACGCTTTGGAGAACTACGCACGCAAGAGTGTCTTCTTCCTCAAGCCCATTTCTTCAATCCAACAAAGTGA
- the moto gene encoding uncharacterized protein moto isoform X2, protein MADYLCKEHKESSGKGDQSFKMASDELLFSSFIGQARVNGNDGSTSVSSLGFSPQEEEVAEFKLWSPSGHSDTNELSNCAWLSNWSRNDTEKNEIDEVALQCLVANILDEGDNIQSECNNSRKPSNANGLGSPETWREDFLQYCQPADTLPNYVPSELFIESQSVSKNEMFLQNLSGISANPDWFGHVNGDGESYDRHPIKSPPIFPISKTPSDFLPLTLESNYDLSSDYHPANHQLVNDFPQIGDDLPLQCKRSGLFFDHYESTTRAEPVCDNERYVPEHMNQLVSGLRVLMADEFNSGRCFPNLEQNTDYPEDSIFAQWKFPSQAMPMSQEKQPEGEFWGQNVKTEFKGPGFHEMSGSANANCFHSPSFNPPNQCQNIQRRNQCSNPRSKQTQHKMKSRKEKKPLGCFEESPQSASIHHRPHVDHLRGTGRFNGETPAHVNSNLGRFTRLSVKSEKDTTPHKSASTDMTTVSEAFLGHLKDAELHNGGKDKDTAVLQKNPEGLVIQFYLHLDECSEQLGYLEAERKEIEVILAKKFPVEWTPLLSPPPTYPPGLPLNFSRLDSLIVKQKKELTSVEWLLYKMEATCNTPLHASIHSALSNHRQALSEVQARRGEELANVSKRQRLEDNVDVIIALKALVVTTRKLRSVLWCAFQMTAPPPTRREEDHANANRTLCATLWHSLLMAASASGRKPDDHADTNGEETHPQRCSYSATF, encoded by the exons ATGGCTGACTACCTGTGCAAG GAACACAAAGAGTCAAGTGGAAAGGGCGATCAGAGTTTCAAAATGGCATCTGACGAGCTTTTATTTAGCTCGTTTATCGGTCAG GCTCGTGTCAACGGCAATGATGGAAGCACCTCCGTTTCCAGCCTGGGTTTTAGTCCTCAGGAAGAGGAAGTGGCGGAGTTCAAACTCTGGTCTCCCAGTGGTCACAGCGACACCAATGAACTTAGTAATTGTGCATGGCTCAGCAATTGGAGCAG GAATGACACAGAAAAGAATGAAATTGATGAGGTGGCGCTGCAGTGTTTAGTGGCCAACATTTTAGATGAAGGTGATAATATCCAGAGCGAATGCAACAATAGTAG GAAGCCATCTAATGCCAACGGTCTTGGGTCTCCTGAGACTTGGAGAGAAGACTTTTTACAATATTGTCAACCAGCGGATACACTTCCAAACTACGTTCCGAGTGAGCTTTTCATTGAGTCTCAATCGGTGTCCAAAAACGAGATGTTCCTTCAGAATCTCAGTGGCATTTCTGCTAATCCGGACTGGTTTGGTCATGTTAACGGAGACGGCGAAAGCTATGACAGACACCCAATAAAATCGCCTCCAATTTTTCCCATCTCCAAAACGCCGAGCGATTTTCTACCACTGACACTGGAGAGCAACTATGACCTGTCATCTGATTATCACCCGGCAAACCATCAGCTCGTTAACGACTTCCCTCAAATCGGTGACGACTTGCCGCTCCAATGCAAGAGGAGCGGGCTATTTTTTGATCATTATGAGAGCACGACGAGGGCGGAGCCTGTTTGTGATAATGAGCGATACGTGCCGGAACACATGAACCAACTGGTTAGTGGTTTGCGCGTTCTCATGGCTGATGAGTTTAATTCAGGACGGtgctttccaaatttagaacaaaATACAGACTACCCTGAAGACAGCATATTTGCGCAATGGAAATTCCCCAGCCAGGCCATGCCAATGTCTCAGGAAAAACAGCCAGAGGGAGAATTTTGGggccaaaatgtcaaaacagAATTTAAGGGTCCGGGCTTTCACGAAATGTCAGGATCGGCAAATGCGAATTGTTTTCATTCCCCGTCTTTCAATCCCCCGAACCAATGTCAGAATATCCAAAGAAGGAACCAGTGCTCCAATCCCCGCTCCAAGCAAACTCAGCACAAGATGAAATCACGGAAGGAAAAGAAGCCGCTTGGTTGCTTTGAAGAAAGTCCGCAAAGCGCGTCGATCCACCACAGACCCCACGTCGACCACCTGCGAGGCACGGGAAGATTTAATGGAGAAACTCCCGCTCACGTCAACTCCAACCTCGGAAGGTTCACCCGGCTGTCTGTCAAGTCTGAGAAAGACACGACGCCTCATAAGAGCGCTTCTACCGACATGACGACTGTCAGCGAGGCGTTCTTGGGTCATCTGAAGGACGCAGAGTTGCACAATGGAGGGAAGGACAAGGACACAGCTGTGCTGCAGAAGAATCCAGAGGGACTTGTGATCCAGTTTTACCTCCACCTGGATGAATGTTCTGAACAGTTAGGCTACCTGGAAGCGGAAAGGAAGGAG ATCGAGGTCATCCTCGCCAAAAAATTTCCAGTTGAATGGACACCGCTACTGTCTCCGCCTCCAACATACCCGCCCGGACTTCCACTCAACTTCAGCAGACTGGACTCTCTCATCGTTAAGCAGAAGAAGGAGCTGACCAGC GTGGAATGGCTTTTGTACAAAATGGAGGCCACGTGCAACACACCTCTTCACGCCTCCATTCACTCAGCGCTGAGCAATCATCGCCAGGCTTTATCCGAAGTACAGGCGAGACGCGGGGAAGAACTTGCCAACGTTTCCAAGCGTCAGCGCTTAGAGGACAATG TTGACGTGATCATCGCTCTGAAGGCGCTCGTCGTGACCACCAGGAAGCTTCGTTCCGTGCTTTGGTGTGCCTTCCAGATGACCGCGCCTCCTCCCACCAGGAGGGAGGAAGACCATGCCAACGCCAACAGGACGCTCTGTGCGACCCTGTGGCACTCTCTCCTGATGGCTGCCTCCGCTTCAGGCAGGAAGCCTGATGACCACGCCGACACAAACGGGGAGGAAACACACCCACAGAGGTGCTCTTACTCCGCTACCTTTTAA
- the fzd2 gene encoding frizzled-2: MILCGSWSVLLLLSVVVSAQYQGDNGIVIPEHGFCQPISIPLCNDIAYNQTIMPNLVGHYNQDDAGLEVHQFYPLVKVQCSPDLKFFLCSMYAPVCTVLEKAIPPCRSICERAKQGCEALMNKFGFQWPDRLRCENFPVLGDGQICVGQNDSSTATVPPLPVPGTQGVSVVPGHDRVFRCPAALVVPPYLNYMFLEEKDCAAPCEPARGGGYMFFNDKEIHFSRIWILIWSVLCCASTLFTVTTYLVDMQRFRYPERPIIFLSGCYTMVSIAYIAGFFLGDKVVCNESFNPDGFKTIVQGTKKEGCTILFMMLYFFSMASSIWWVILSLTWFLAAGMKWGHEAIEAHSQYFHLAAWAVPAVKTISILAIGQIEGDVLSGVCFVSLSNLDPLRGFVLAPLFIYLFIGTSFLLAGFVSLFRIRTIMKHDGTKTEKLERLMVRIGVFSVLYTVPATIVIACFFYEQAFRPHWERSWVSHSCRSLAIPCPAQTGPRMTPDFTVYMIKYLMTLIVGITSGFWIWSGKTLHSWHKFYTRLTNGKHGETTV; encoded by the coding sequence ATGATTTTGTGTGGGAGTTGGTCTGTCCTTCTCTTGCTGTCTGTGGTGGTATCAGCTCAGTATCAAGGAGACAACGGAATTGTCATCCCGGAGCATGGATTCTGCCAACCGATCTCCATACCCCTGTGCAACGACATCGCCTACAACCAAACCATCATGCCCAACTTGGTAGGCCACTACAACCAAGACGACGCAGGGCTGGAGGTGCACCAGTTTTACCCGTTGGTGAAGGTACAGTGCTCCCCGGACTTGAAATTCTTCCTGTGCTCCATGTACGCGCCGGTTTGCACTGTCCTGGAGAAGGCCATCCCGCCTTGCAGGTCCATCTGCGAGAGGGCCAAACAGGGCTGCGAGGCCCTCATGAACAAGTTTGGCTTCCAATGGCCGGACCGACTCCGCTGCGAGAACTTTCCCGTGCTGGGCGACGGTCAGATCTGCGTGGGACAGAACGACTCGTCAACCGCCACCGTCCCGCCGTTGCCCGTCCCCGGCACCCAGGGGGTTTCAGTGGTCCCCGGCCATGACAGGGTTTTCCGTTGCCCTGCCGCGCTGGTGGTGCCCCCCTACCTAAACTACATGTTCCTGGAGGAGAAGGACTGCGCGGCTCCGTGCGAGCCGGCCCGGGGCGGCGGGTACATGTTTTTCAACGACAAGGAGATCCACTTCTCACGAATCTGGATTCTGATCTGGTCGGTACTGTGCTGCGCGTCCACCTTATTCACGGTCACCACGTATTTAGTGGACATGCAGCGCTTCCGGTACCCCGAGAGGCCCATTATCTTCCTGTCGGGCTGCTACACCATGGTCTCCATTGCTTACATCGCGGGCTTCTTCCTGGGCGACAAAGTGGTGTGCAACGAGAGCTTCAACCCGGATGGCTTCAAGACGATCGTCCAGGGCACCAAGAAGGAAGGCTGCACCATTCTCTTCATGATGCTCTACTTCTTTAGCATGGCCAGCTCCATCTGGTGGGTCATCCTGTCCCTCACCTGGTTCCTGGCGGCGGGGATGAAGTGGGGCCACGAGGCCATCGAGGCCCACTCCCAGTACTTCCACCTGGCGGCTTGGGCGGTGCCGGCCGTCAAAACCATCAGCATCCTGGCCATCGGGCAGATCGAGGGCGACGTGCTGAGCGGCGTGTGCTTCGTCAGTCTCAGTAACCTGGACCCCCTGCGAGGTTTCGTCCTGGCGCCGCTCTTCATCTACCTCTTCATCGGGACCTCCTTCCTCTTGGCCGGCTTTGTGTCGCTCTTCCGTATCCGCACCATCATGAAGCACGATGGCACCAAGACGGAGAAGCTGGAGCGCCTCATGGTGCGCATCGGCGTCTTCAGCGTGCTCTACACCGTGCCCGCCACCATCGTGATCGCCTGCTTCTTCTACGAGCAGGCCTTCCGCCCGCACTGGGAGCGCAGCTGGGTCAGCCACAGCTGCAGGAGCCTGGCCATCCCGTGCCCGGCGCAGACGGGGCCCCGCATGACCCCGGACTTCACCGTCTACATGATCAAGTACCTGATGACGCTCATTGTGGGCATCACGTCCGGTTTCTGGATCTGGTCCGGGAAAACGCTGCACTCCTGGCACAAGTTTTACACCCGGCTGACAAACGGCAAACACGGAGAGACCACCGTGTAG